In Candidatus Methanosphaera massiliense, the following are encoded in one genomic region:
- a CDS encoding DUF169 domain-containing protein, with protein sequence MINIEKLPEYSQNIKEKLNLETSPVAVKLFQKEENAKKVLEKTEEKTMHCKSIIEAGHGKSFYGTKNEIGCKFGAMDLGLTPMSEELITGNNFNNMNVTASVSSGKHLIDQVPQMPTKIEAIGYAPLEDAKYLPDVIIIVGQPRQIFDLIRANTYLLGDMIHSDFGGTQSFCGDISVKTYLTKKPNISFGCMGSHMAAGFKPDNVVIGFPIEIIDTIVESLNIVTQPPKR encoded by the coding sequence ATGATTAATATAGAAAAACTCCCAGAATATTCTCAAAATATAAAAGAAAAATTAAATTTAGAAACAAGTCCTGTAGCAGTTAAACTATTCCAAAAAGAAGAAAATGCTAAAAAAGTACTTGAAAAAACAGAAGAAAAAACTATGCATTGTAAATCAATAATAGAAGCAGGACATGGAAAATCATTTTATGGAACAAAAAATGAAATAGGCTGTAAGTTTGGAGCAATGGATTTAGGATTAACACCAATGAGCGAAGAATTAATAACTGGAAATAATTTTAATAACATGAATGTAACTGCATCAGTAAGCAGTGGAAAACATCTGATAGACCAGGTTCCACAGATGCCTACTAAAATAGAGGCAATAGGTTATGCACCTTTAGAAGATGCAAAGTATCTGCCTGATGTAATAATAATAGTTGGTCAACCAAGACAAATATTTGATTTAATAAGAGCAAATACCTATCTTTTAGGTGATATGATACATTCTGACTTCGGCGGAACACAATCATTTTGCGGAGATATCTCTGTGAAAACATATCTTACTAAAAAACCAAACATATCTTTTGGCTGTATGGGTTCCCACATGGCTGCTGGATTTAAACCTGATAATGTTGTTATAGGTTTTCCAATAGAAATAATAGATACTATTGTTGAATCACTAAATATAGTAACACAGCCACCCAAAAGATAA
- a CDS encoding TetR/AcrR family transcriptional regulator has product MNTKKQIADSLINLMKNNDFENITVKEITEKAGVNRSTYYRNFKSKEDILKYKLEIIMEEYLASFENLEEKTKKNYIYTILSTYSKHKNVFLTIHQAKQTYLIQQVYMEYFQNKIKNPSTYELYKIYYHMGGIYSFTICWIEHGMDDNLEELATIGANITENFDPVLVNI; this is encoded by the coding sequence ATGAACACAAAAAAACAAATTGCAGATAGTCTGATAAATCTTATGAAAAATAATGATTTTGAAAATATAACAGTAAAAGAAATAACAGAAAAAGCAGGAGTAAACCGTTCTACATATTACCGAAATTTCAAATCAAAAGAAGATATTCTTAAATACAAATTAGAAATAATAATGGAAGAATATCTAGCTTCTTTTGAAAATCTAGAAGAAAAAACTAAGAAAAATTACATATACACTATATTAAGCACATATTCTAAACATAAAAACGTTTTTTTAACAATTCACCAAGCTAAACAAACATATCTAATTCAACAAGTATATATGGAATATTTTCAAAATAAAATAAAAAATCCTTCAACATATGAATTATATAAAATATATTACCATATGGGCGGCATTTACAGTTTTACAATATGTTGGATTGAACATGGTATGGACGACAATCTTGAAGAGCTAGCAACAATAGGTGCAAATATAACAGAAAATTTTGATCCTGTACTCGTAAATATATAA
- a CDS encoding methanogenesis marker 9 domain-containing protein: protein MGWDDAPAHVCRGGDVRGLAFCCPPVKPCPVHAKLAEVGISPQEFVNIKEEFGKKTELGKGTGTCFGSLIWCCKASKPCPLRDSVLQSIGMSHDTYMTLKKELAEEIVKHSNVNTINYSDEDIATLASTFDISFEEAKKALNESGNDLKTAIKNLRIKSL, encoded by the coding sequence ATGGGATGGGATGATGCACCAGCTCATGTATGTAGAGGGGGAGATGTTAGAGGATTAGCATTTTGTTGTCCACCAGTAAAACCATGTCCGGTACATGCAAAATTAGCTGAAGTAGGAATAAGCCCACAGGAATTCGTAAATATTAAAGAAGAATTCGGTAAAAAAACAGAGCTAGGTAAAGGAACAGGAACTTGTTTTGGATCATTAATTTGGTGTTGTAAAGCTTCCAAACCATGTCCTTTAAGAGATTCTGTATTACAATCAATAGGCATGTCACATGACACATACATGACATTAAAAAAAGAATTAGCTGAAGAAATAGTTAAACATTCCAATGTTAACACAATCAATTATTCAGATGAAGATATTGCAACATTAGCAAGCACATTTGATATCTCATTTGAAGAAGCTAAAAAAGCATTAAATGAATCTGGAAATGACTTAAAAACAGCTATTAAAAACTTAAGAATTAAAAGTTTATAA
- a CDS encoding precorrin-2 dehydrogenase/sirohydrochlorin ferrochelatase family protein, which translates to MGLTSLFLDMKDKNVLIVGTGSVGIRRGRRFLDTGANVSVVTKDINNDIKEEFIEKGAVFYDNSHLDELIDKCDLVVAATSNHELNKEISIKAKDKLVNCASDISLSNVIVPSTFNIGSVTVSLYTGSKSPLMAKQLRKKIQSVITEEDIMNIELQEHIRTLLKKKIEQPEDRKEYLTQLYHDEHVQELIKENNIVEAKEYVNTIIKKL; encoded by the coding sequence ATGGGATTGACATCATTATTTTTAGATATGAAAGATAAGAATGTTTTAATTGTAGGCACTGGATCAGTTGGTATTAGAAGAGGTAGGAGATTTCTAGATACTGGTGCTAATGTATCTGTTGTTACTAAAGATATTAATAATGATATAAAAGAGGAATTTATAGAAAAAGGTGCTGTCTTCTATGATAACAGTCATCTTGATGAATTAATCGATAAATGTGACCTTGTTGTTGCTGCCACTAGTAATCATGAATTAAATAAAGAAATTTCTATCAAAGCAAAAGACAAGCTAGTTAATTGTGCTAGTGACATATCCCTAAGTAACGTTATTGTTCCGTCAACATTTAATATTGGTTCTGTTACTGTATCATTATATACTGGATCTAAAAGTCCTTTAATGGCTAAACAGCTACGGAAGAAAATTCAGAGTGTTATTACTGAAGAAGATATTATGAATATTGAATTACAGGAACATATTCGAACACTTCTTAAAAAGAAAATAGAACAGCCAGAGGATAGAAAAGAATATCTTACACAATTATATCATGATGAACATGTCCAGGAATTAATTAAGGAGAATAATATTGTAGAAGCTAAAGAATATGTTAATACTATTATCAAAAAATTATAA
- the hemA gene encoding glutamyl-tRNA reductase produces MLVNIRIDFKIADVATMEKSYDKLDRLIEKVHKNVDVKEEVVLKTCNRYEVYMILERDINIPTTTFIVEKSDVAVNHLLRLASGLESMIMGEDQILGQIKTARKNAIKNNTIGPKLEKVFTKAIHVGQSIRKNTHINEGGVSVGSGAVELIEEKYGSLKGKNVLIVGAGEMGTVVSKALLEKDTNAIVVANRTYDKAQQLAQELDGHAIKFNEMNDTLSKIDIVISATGAPHTLINKERLSFLPQEHLSNMIMLDLANPRDIDDDVIELSVQLYNLDDLRYITDKNKERRVKEAEKAEKIIEKETVLLKDALKEMEITPILSSLNIEAEKIRKQELEKTLHMLDISKKDSKKLDHLTRSITDKLMYNIINNLKKAAIADDIQTINDAKKILIEYPEQ; encoded by the coding sequence ATGTTAGTTAATATTCGTATAGATTTTAAAATAGCAGATGTAGCTACAATGGAAAAATCATATGACAAACTAGATCGCTTGATTGAAAAAGTTCATAAAAATGTGGATGTTAAAGAAGAAGTAGTTTTAAAAACTTGTAACCGATATGAAGTTTATATGATTTTAGAAAGAGATATTAATATTCCTACAACAACATTTATTGTAGAAAAAAGTGATGTTGCTGTAAATCACCTTCTTAGATTAGCATCAGGATTAGAATCAATGATTATGGGTGAAGATCAAATTCTAGGACAAATTAAAACAGCAAGAAAAAATGCAATAAAAAATAATACTATAGGACCAAAACTAGAAAAGGTTTTCACAAAAGCAATCCATGTAGGTCAATCTATCCGTAAGAATACACATATTAATGAGGGCGGTGTATCTGTAGGTAGTGGAGCTGTAGAGTTAATAGAAGAAAAATATGGTTCATTAAAAGGTAAAAACGTTCTTATTGTTGGTGCAGGTGAAATGGGAACTGTTGTATCTAAAGCATTACTTGAAAAAGATACTAATGCTATTGTTGTAGCAAATAGAACATATGATAAAGCTCAGCAATTAGCACAGGAATTAGATGGTCATGCAATAAAATTTAATGAAATGAACGATACATTAAGTAAGATAGATATTGTTATAAGTGCAACTGGCGCTCCTCACACATTAATTAATAAGGAAAGATTATCATTTTTACCACAAGAACATTTATCTAACATGATTATGCTTGACTTAGCTAACCCCCGTGATATAGATGATGATGTTATTGAATTATCAGTACAATTATATAATTTAGATGATTTAAGATATATTACAGATAAGAATAAAGAACGTCGTGTTAAAGAAGCTGAAAAGGCAGAAAAGATTATTGAAAAAGAAACTGTTCTTTTAAAAGATGCATTGAAAGAGATGGAAATTACTCCAATATTATCATCATTAAATATTGAAGCAGAGAAAATCAGAAAACAGGAACTTGAGAAAACTCTTCACATGCTTGATATAAGTAAAAAAGATTCTAAAAAACTTGATCATTTAACACGTAGTATTACAGATAAATTAATGTATAATATTATTAATAATCTTAAGAAAGCAGCTATTGCTGATGACATACAGACTATTAATGATGCTAAAAAAATTCTCATTGAATATCCGGAACAATAG
- a CDS encoding universal stress protein: MYKKILLPTDGSKNSEKSIVHALHIADKDDSEIIILNVVDSVYLTGLPEEDLITKSELLLEEESKKVTKRFEDIIKQIEEEEGIDATNIKITPKTLEGNAADIILKVSDKENVDIIVIASSGKHMLDRFLLGSVTEKTVRHSTVPVLVIPNK; this comes from the coding sequence ATGTACAAAAAAATATTATTACCTACTGATGGTTCCAAAAATTCAGAAAAATCCATCGTTCATGCATTACATATTGCAGATAAAGACGATTCAGAAATAATCATACTTAATGTAGTGGACAGTGTATATTTAACAGGATTACCTGAAGAGGATTTAATAACTAAATCTGAACTTCTCTTAGAAGAAGAGAGTAAAAAAGTTACTAAACGTTTCGAAGATATTATTAAACAAATTGAAGAGGAAGAAGGTATTGATGCAACAAATATTAAAATCACACCTAAAACATTAGAAGGTAATGCTGCAGACATTATTCTAAAAGTCTCTGATAAAGAAAATGTTGATATAATTGTTATTGCAAGTAGTGGTAAACATATGCTTGACAGATTCCTTTTAGGCAGTGTAACAGAAAAAACAGTTAGACATTCAACCGTTCCCGTTTTAGTTATTCCAAATAAATAG
- the gatD gene encoding Glu-tRNA(Gln) amidotransferase subunit GatD yields MAYEGYLKDFLELSNITVGDTVKITKPNVEHEGMLLEKPDYSNENTIIIKLDSGYNIGVDIQDAKIEKIREGSKPKIELDPVDKELSDEKDNVSILSTGGTVASVIDYKTGAVHPAFTADDLLRATPELVDYANINAKAIFNILSEDMTKEYWIKTAEEVYNEINNGADGVIIAHGTDTMHYTASALSFMIDTPVPIVLTGAQRSSDRPSSDAFTNLMSSVTAAKSDIAEVTICMHGTEDDTYCDLHRGTRARKMHTSRRDTFTSINMNPLAKIQNNKLTINDSEVSYTKRNENKLDINTDLADNVALIKSYPGMNPEIIDIYVDKGYDGLVIEGTGLGHCSDDVITSIGRATDEKIPVVITSQCIFGRTNLNVYSSGRRLLHHKVIPVSDMLSETAYTKLLWAAGQTDDMEEIRKIMQTNLKGEMDTTLSQNYFIKN; encoded by the coding sequence TTGGCATATGAAGGATATCTTAAAGATTTTCTGGAACTATCAAACATTACTGTAGGAGATACAGTAAAAATAACAAAACCTAATGTTGAACATGAGGGAATGTTACTTGAAAAACCAGATTATTCAAACGAGAATACAATAATAATAAAACTAGACAGTGGATACAACATTGGTGTAGACATACAAGACGCAAAAATAGAGAAGATAAGAGAAGGATCTAAACCAAAAATAGAACTTGACCCTGTTGATAAAGAACTATCCGACGAAAAGGATAATGTATCCATACTATCCACTGGAGGAACAGTTGCAAGTGTAATTGATTATAAAACAGGAGCAGTACACCCAGCATTTACAGCAGATGATTTACTAAGAGCAACACCAGAACTTGTAGATTATGCAAATATTAATGCAAAAGCAATATTCAATATTCTAAGTGAAGACATGACAAAAGAATACTGGATAAAAACAGCTGAAGAAGTATATAATGAAATAAATAACGGAGCGGATGGAGTAATAATAGCACATGGTACAGATACTATGCATTACACTGCATCAGCACTAAGTTTCATGATAGATACACCAGTACCAATTGTTCTAACAGGAGCACAAAGAAGTTCAGACAGACCATCATCTGATGCATTCACTAATTTAATGTCCTCAGTAACTGCAGCAAAATCAGATATTGCAGAAGTGACAATATGTATGCATGGAACAGAAGATGACACATACTGTGATTTACATAGAGGTACAAGAGCAAGAAAAATGCACACATCCCGACGTGACACATTCACAAGTATCAACATGAATCCACTAGCTAAAATACAGAATAACAAACTAACAATCAACGACTCAGAAGTAAGTTACACAAAAAGAAACGAAAACAAATTAGATATAAATACCGACCTAGCAGACAATGTAGCACTAATAAAATCATATCCTGGAATGAACCCTGAAATAATAGACATATATGTAGATAAAGGATATGATGGACTTGTAATAGAAGGAACTGGTCTAGGACATTGCTCTGATGATGTAATAACTAGTATTGGACGTGCAACTGATGAAAAAATACCTGTTGTAATTACTTCACAATGTATCTTTGGACGCACAAACCTAAATGTGTACAGTAGTGGTCGTAGATTACTACATCATAAAGTTATTCCAGTAAGTGATATGTTATCAGAAACTGCTTACACCAAACTATTATGGGCAGCTGGACAGACAGATGACATGGAAGAAATAAGAAAAATAATGCAAACAAATCTTAAAGGAGAAATGGATACAACATTATCCCAGAACTACTTTATAAAAAACTAG
- the gatE gene encoding Glu-tRNA(Gln) amidotransferase subunit GatE, with amino-acid sequence MSEDKFDYEELGLMMGLEIHQQLDSQTKLFCRCPNSLTDKDPERKIYRRLRPTQSELGEIDRAAYEESQRNLQFVYEAYNHHTCLVEADEEPPAELNQEAVDISIILASLMHMKVVDEFHTMRKQVIDGSNTSGFQRTGILATDGYVTTEYGNVTIETLGLEEDAARRIGEEEGKIVFRLDRLGIPLAEITTSPDMHHPLQVKEVAYQLGQILRSTRVKRGLGTIRQDLNISIKDGARIEVKGVQDLDLMPTMVENEVQRQVTLIEISKELQKRGAEVETEIYDVTEDFANTESKIVKGILEKPDSCVLAIRLRHFDGLIGKEIQPGKRLGTEFSEHGKKMGVTGLFHTDELPAYGITQEEVDHLKDKLELGDDDSFILVAGKTEKANNALHEIIKRAKQSIEGVPEETRRAQDDGNTEYLRPLPTASRMYVETDIPTEIIEPERVKKIASDLPELPYVKQERIQKEYNLSEDLAGQLVQHNNADLFEEIKKELPGMDSVKIASDIAYTIKDLKRDHYDIEKLTKDVLVEIFKLVDEDIISAAETEVILKDACNDIKPIDSVKNNNLEKLSDDVIESAIKEIIEENKDMIEQRKMGAMGPLMGKAMAKFKGKADGQTVSNIVKNEILNIVNN; translated from the coding sequence TTGTCTGAAGATAAATTTGATTATGAAGAATTAGGATTAATGATGGGATTAGAAATACATCAACAATTAGATAGTCAGACAAAACTATTCTGTAGATGTCCAAACAGTCTAACTGATAAAGATCCTGAAAGAAAAATATATCGTAGATTAAGACCAACACAAAGTGAACTTGGTGAAATAGACCGAGCAGCATATGAAGAATCACAGAGAAACCTTCAATTTGTATATGAAGCATATAATCATCATACCTGTCTAGTAGAAGCTGATGAAGAACCTCCTGCAGAATTAAATCAAGAAGCTGTAGATATTTCCATTATACTTGCATCATTAATGCATATGAAAGTAGTTGATGAATTTCATACTATGAGAAAACAGGTAATTGATGGAAGTAATACTAGTGGATTCCAAAGAACAGGTATACTTGCAACAGATGGTTATGTCACTACAGAATACGGTAATGTTACAATAGAAACATTAGGTTTAGAAGAAGATGCTGCAAGGCGTATAGGCGAAGAAGAAGGCAAAATAGTATTTAGACTTGATAGACTCGGAATACCATTAGCAGAAATTACAACATCACCAGATATGCATCATCCATTACAGGTAAAAGAAGTAGCATACCAATTAGGACAAATCCTCAGAAGTACTAGAGTAAAAAGAGGACTCGGTACAATAAGACAAGATTTAAACATATCCATCAAAGATGGTGCAAGAATAGAAGTTAAAGGTGTACAGGACCTTGATTTAATGCCAACAATGGTAGAGAATGAAGTTCAAAGACAAGTAACACTTATAGAAATAAGTAAAGAACTACAAAAACGTGGAGCAGAAGTAGAAACAGAAATCTATGATGTAACCGAAGACTTCGCAAACACTGAATCTAAAATTGTTAAAGGTATCCTTGAAAAACCAGACAGTTGTGTACTAGCAATAAGACTACGCCACTTTGACGGACTAATAGGTAAAGAAATCCAACCAGGAAAAAGATTAGGAACAGAATTCTCAGAACACGGTAAAAAAATGGGAGTAACAGGTTTATTCCACACAGACGAATTACCAGCATACGGTATTACCCAAGAAGAGGTAGACCATCTGAAAGATAAATTAGAATTAGGTGATGATGACTCATTCATACTTGTTGCTGGAAAAACAGAAAAAGCAAACAATGCATTACATGAAATAATAAAAAGAGCAAAACAATCTATAGAAGGAGTACCTGAGGAAACAAGACGTGCACAGGATGATGGAAATACAGAATATCTAAGACCATTACCTACTGCTAGCAGAATGTATGTGGAAACAGATATTCCTACTGAAATAATTGAACCAGAACGTGTTAAAAAAATTGCATCAGATCTTCCGGAATTACCATATGTCAAACAAGAACGTATACAAAAAGAATATAATCTTAGTGAGGATTTAGCCGGACAATTAGTACAACATAATAATGCAGATTTATTCGAAGAAATTAAGAAAGAACTACCAGGAATGGACTCAGTTAAAATAGCATCAGATATAGCATATACTATTAAAGATTTAAAACGTGACCACTACGACATTGAAAAATTAACAAAAGATGTTCTTGTAGAAATATTTAAACTTGTGGATGAGGATATAATATCTGCTGCTGAAACAGAAGTTATCCTTAAAGATGCATGTAACGATATTAAGCCAATTGATTCCGTGAAAAACAACAATCTTGAAAAATTATCCGATGATGTTATTGAATCAGCTATTAAAGAAATCATCGAAGAAAATAAAGATATGATTGAACAAAGAAAAATGGGTGCTATGGGACCTTTAATGGGTAAAGCCATGGCTAAATTCAAAGGTAAAGCAGATGGTCAAACTGTAAGTAATATTGTGAAAAATGAAATATTAAATATTGTCAACAATTAA
- a CDS encoding NAD(P)/FAD-dependent oxidoreductase translates to MYDIVIIGAGPAGLTAGIYAGRAGLNTIILDASRSGGTVNTAPLIENYPGIDKIPGEKLMKSMTEQTSQYTEIKERTKVKSIEKLDDGSFNLNTRNETYNSHYVIIGTGTNPVTLPAEGVEEFTGRGVSYCAVCDGTFFVGQDVLVIGGGNSAATEALYLNRIGVKCSMVHRRDKLRCDAKLQEDINNAGINIYWNSELKAVKGKGRVEEAIIYNKVDDAEISVKVNGIFIAIGYHPNNELALGLDILCDDSGYIITDENMKTSVDGVYAAGDLTGGVKQIVVSAAQGAKAATRIQELLL, encoded by the coding sequence ATGTATGATATAGTTATTATCGGCGCAGGTCCTGCAGGACTTACTGCAGGTATTTATGCAGGTCGAGCTGGATTAAATACAATTATATTAGATGCTAGTAGAAGTGGTGGAACTGTCAACACAGCTCCTCTAATTGAGAATTATCCTGGAATTGATAAAATTCCTGGAGAAAAATTAATGAAATCAATGACAGAGCAAACATCACAGTATACTGAGATTAAAGAACGTACAAAAGTTAAGAGTATTGAAAAATTAGATGATGGATCTTTTAACCTTAATACAAGAAATGAAACATATAACTCTCATTATGTTATTATTGGTACAGGAACTAATCCTGTAACATTACCTGCTGAGGGTGTTGAAGAATTCACAGGCAGAGGTGTTTCTTACTGTGCCGTTTGTGATGGTACATTCTTTGTTGGTCAGGATGTTCTTGTTATTGGTGGTGGAAATTCAGCTGCTACTGAGGCATTGTATCTAAACCGTATTGGTGTAAAGTGCAGTATGGTTCATAGACGTGATAAGTTACGATGCGATGCTAAATTACAGGAAGACATTAATAATGCTGGTATTAACATTTACTGGAATTCTGAATTAAAAGCTGTGAAAGGAAAGGGAAGGGTTGAAGAAGCTATCATTTATAACAAAGTTGACGATGCGGAAATTAGTGTTAAAGTAAATGGTATCTTTATTGCTATAGGCTACCATCCAAATAATGAACTTGCCCTTGGATTAGATATATTATGTGATGATTCAGGATACATAATAACTGATGAAAACATGAAAACTAGTGTTGATGGTGTTTATGCAGCAGGAGATTTAACTGGTGGAGTAAAACAAATAGTTGTATCTGCAGCCCAGGGAGCAAAAGCAGCAACCAGAATACAAGAATTACTATTATAA
- a CDS encoding AAA family ATPase translates to MNNYSTEQVRREINKYRTEAKIIVLKAVGYPIESNYIESPEIEVTNKELFEIYAKDQWDGYKVSKDKYLFDQKLLPDYAFQVVEVRPDNSYITNNTSILVLPSENKIKTINSKQQYKIEDVIGQEKAKNKTKIITKYLEDPDKFKNWAPKNILFYGMPGTGKTMLAQALANELNVPIKMIKATSLIGEHVGDGAKQIHELYHYARHNKPFVIFIDEIDAIALERKYQSLRGDVTEIVNALLTELDGIEDNDSIITICATNNPEILDYAIRSRFEEEIEFTLPDEDERRLIIENNIKTMPLKCVFDMDIAVSKTKNLSGRDIKEKVLKTALHKAISDSHDIITDDDLNYAIHETKKEVTVPDTMFV, encoded by the coding sequence ATGAATAATTATTCAACAGAACAAGTAAGACGAGAGATTAATAAATACAGAACTGAAGCAAAGATAATTGTCTTAAAAGCCGTTGGTTATCCAATAGAAAGTAATTACATAGAATCTCCAGAAATAGAAGTTACCAATAAAGAACTTTTCGAGATATATGCAAAAGATCAGTGGGATGGATATAAAGTATCTAAGGATAAATATCTTTTTGACCAGAAGCTACTGCCTGATTATGCATTTCAAGTTGTTGAAGTTAGACCAGATAACTCTTATATCACAAATAACACTTCCATACTAGTATTACCCTCAGAAAATAAAATTAAAACAATTAATTCAAAACAACAATATAAAATTGAGGATGTTATAGGTCAAGAAAAAGCAAAGAATAAAACAAAGATAATAACAAAATACCTGGAAGACCCTGATAAATTTAAAAATTGGGCTCCTAAGAATATTTTATTCTATGGAATGCCTGGTACAGGTAAAACCATGCTTGCACAGGCATTAGCTAATGAATTAAATGTACCTATTAAAATGATTAAGGCAACTAGTCTTATTGGTGAGCATGTTGGTGATGGTGCTAAACAGATTCACGAGTTATATCATTATGCCAGACATAATAAACCGTTTGTAATATTCATTGATGAGATTGATGCTATAGCTCTTGAAAGAAAGTATCAATCACTCCGTGGAGATGTAACAGAAATTGTTAATGCATTACTAACCGAATTAGATGGTATTGAGGATAATGATAGTATCATAACAATATGTGCCACTAATAATCCTGAGATATTAGATTATGCTATTAGAAGTAGATTTGAGGAAGAGATTGAATTCACATTACCTGATGAAGATGAACGCAGATTAATCATTGAAAATAATATTAAAACTATGCCACTTAAATGCGTCTTTGATATGGATATTGCAGTTTCTAAGACCAAAAATTTATCAGGCAGGGATATCAAGGAAAAAGTTCTTAAAACAGCATTACATAAAGCAATATCTGATTCACATGATATTATAACAGATGATGACTTGAATTATGCTATTCACGAAACTAAAAAAGAAGTAACTGTTCCAGACACTATGTTTGTCTGA
- the hjc gene encoding Holliday junction resolvase Hjc — protein MSKTGSVEERDLVNKLWNSGFAAMRAPASGGATKRPLPDVLAGNGKLYLAIEVKSTRQDHIYIDNEKITNLKKFSEIFGATPYIGAKFIRKPWRFIKLEDLHVTRSNNYRVNTDLAFSKGLDFEEIIGESTQTKLI, from the coding sequence ATGAGTAAAACCGGATCAGTAGAAGAAAGAGATCTTGTGAATAAATTATGGAATTCTGGATTTGCAGCAATGCGTGCACCAGCTAGTGGTGGTGCTACCAAAAGACCACTTCCAGATGTACTAGCAGGTAACGGTAAACTATACCTAGCAATAGAAGTTAAGTCCACACGTCAAGATCATATTTACATAGATAATGAAAAGATTACTAATCTAAAAAAGTTCTCTGAAATTTTTGGTGCTACCCCTTATATTGGAGCTAAATTTATTAGGAAACCTTGGAGATTTATTAAACTAGAGGACTTACATGTTACACGTAGTAATAATTATCGTGTTAACACCGACCTTGCATTTAGTAAAGGTTTGGACTTCGAAGAAATTATTGGTGAAAGTACTCAAACCAAGTTAATCTAA
- a CDS encoding dihydroorotate dehydrogenase electron transfer subunit encodes MISNVYDDEVPKVVKIKETIIETPTVKTFVFPWDITDDIHPGQFVMVWDLDTEKPMTISIIDRENNLMGITVRKAGPFTNNMYDNIDVGDMIGIRGPYGHGFDLHHYNKILAVGGGSGIASLAPLLSFYDNVELVSAASTKDELVFVDRFKDIDVKVYECTDDGTKGFKGFSTELAENLLKDGDYDIIVGCGPEIMSYKLYELSKKYDVDCQLSLDRYMKCGLGICGQCCMDDGGVRVCVEGPVFDKNLLSQLTEFGKYRRDASGSIVKY; translated from the coding sequence ATGATAAGTAATGTTTATGATGACGAAGTTCCAAAAGTTGTGAAGATAAAAGAAACAATTATTGAAACACCAACTGTAAAAACATTTGTTTTCCCATGGGATATAACAGATGATATTCATCCAGGACAATTTGTAATGGTATGGGATTTAGATACAGAAAAACCTATGACTATATCAATCATTGACCGTGAAAATAATTTGATGGGAATAACAGTACGTAAAGCAGGACCATTTACCAATAATATGTATGATAATATTGATGTTGGTGACATGATTGGTATTCGTGGTCCTTATGGTCATGGATTTGATTTACATCATTATAATAAGATCTTAGCAGTAGGTGGAGGTTCAGGTATAGCTTCCCTAGCACCATTATTATCCTTCTATGATAATGTGGAATTAGTATCTGCGGCAAGTACTAAGGATGAACTTGTATTTGTTGACAGATTTAAAGATATTGATGTTAAAGTTTATGAGTGTACTGATGATGGAACCAAAGGATTTAAAGGTTTTAGTACAGAACTTGCTGAAAACTTATTAAAAGATGGTGATTATGATATCATAGTAGGTTGTGGTCCTGAGATCATGTCCTATAAATTATATGAATTAAGTAAGAAGTATGATGTTGATTGTCAATTATCATTAGATCGTTACATGAAATGTGGTCTTGGAATTTGTGGTCAATGTTGTATGGATGATGGGGGTGTCCGAGTTTGTGTTGAGGGCCCAGTCTTTGATAAGAATCTGTTAAGTCAGTTAACAGAATTTGGTAAATATCGTCGTGATGCCTCTGGAAGCATTGTTAAGTACTAA